A genomic window from Xenorhabdus cabanillasii includes:
- a CDS encoding tail fiber assembly protein: MYNYTSESREYFSTSVEFLPVGVGLPAHSCADAPGESKAGYAICRTADLSAWEYVADHRGETVYNTETGIAQVVEDLGDYPLGTTPDAPATPFDKWEGKRWVTDKLALQADQVRQAEQQKSFLRQQADMAIAPLQDAIDLDMAIEAEKSAFTAWRKYRVLLNRVDCSTAPDIHWPEPPK; the protein is encoded by the coding sequence GTGTACAATTACACGAGCGAATCGCGTGAATATTTTTCTACCTCGGTGGAATTCTTACCGGTCGGCGTCGGGCTGCCGGCGCATTCTTGCGCGGATGCACCGGGTGAAAGTAAGGCCGGTTATGCGATTTGCCGAACGGCTGATTTATCCGCGTGGGAATACGTTGCTGATCACCGTGGTGAAACGGTATATAACACTGAAACGGGGATAGCACAAGTCGTTGAAGACCTGGGTGATTATCCATTGGGCACAACCCCAGATGCACCCGCTACCCCATTCGATAAATGGGAGGGTAAGCGGTGGGTAACAGATAAACTGGCACTACAGGCGGATCAGGTCAGGCAAGCGGAACAGCAAAAATCATTCCTGCGACAGCAGGCAGACATGGCTATCGCACCATTACAGGACGCGATTGACCTCGACATGGCCATCGAGGCCGAGAAATCCGCCTTTACGGCATGGCGTAAATACCGTGTGCTACTCAACCGCGTAGACTGTTCCACCGCCCCCGATATCCACTGGCCGGAACCGCCGAAGTAA
- a CDS encoding Gp138 family membrane-puncturing spike protein — MITNFERLNQPETPFLMIQEAISSGLYVSVPCIIQSFNPEAITVTAQPAIRGKVTNSQGEAESVALPLLVDVPVIFPRGGGVTLTFPIQPGDECLVIFADRCIDYWWQNGGIQEPVDPRQHHLSDGFAIVGPQSQAQKISGISTHSAQLRTDDGEAYIELTPGSHNITLNTPGKFIVNAGGGTEINSPEIELNGNLSQGMGSNGGEATMNGPVKVKNDVTAGGISLMNHTHGGVKTGGGTTGGPQ, encoded by the coding sequence ATGATCACTAACTTTGAACGTCTTAACCAGCCTGAAACGCCGTTCCTGATGATACAGGAGGCGATTAGTTCAGGCTTATATGTGTCCGTGCCGTGCATTATCCAGTCTTTTAATCCTGAAGCCATCACGGTGACGGCGCAGCCTGCAATACGCGGAAAAGTTACCAACAGCCAGGGGGAAGCGGAATCAGTCGCATTACCTTTGCTGGTGGATGTGCCGGTGATTTTCCCACGCGGTGGCGGGGTGACGCTGACGTTTCCTATTCAGCCGGGTGATGAATGCCTGGTGATTTTTGCTGACCGCTGCATTGATTACTGGTGGCAGAACGGCGGCATACAGGAGCCGGTAGACCCGCGCCAGCATCACTTATCAGATGGCTTTGCGATAGTTGGCCCGCAATCACAGGCACAGAAAATTAGCGGTATCAGTACCCATTCCGCCCAGCTGCGCACGGATGATGGTGAGGCTTATATAGAACTTACGCCGGGTAGCCATAACATCACGCTTAACACTCCGGGTAAATTTATCGTCAATGCAGGAGGAGGAACTGAAATAAACTCTCCTGAGATTGAACTCAACGGCAACCTGTCACAAGGTATGGGTTCCAATGGGGGTGAAGCAACAATGAATGGTCCGGTGAAAGTGAAAAATGATGTCACCGCAGGCGGTATCAGTCTGATGAACCACACACACGGCGGCGTTAAAACAGGCGGGGGCACCACAGGAGGGCCGCAGTAA
- a CDS encoding phage tail protein — protein MAGPSDYEETMAKNEFLPFGIADGANVLTNDEYSKLAARTDGFSSGVAKSQELNKVWRQSAAIATVVAQFIAETTDKDVLDDGNLQALQAGLLNALRTTINASVPAASLTTAGITKLSNATDSNAENVAATSKAVKAVYDLASNIHINEASITQKGIVQLNNATDSPNEAQAATPKAVKAANDNASRRLDKAQNGADIPDKAAFVRNIGLEKTVKQAQDAMAKSANGADIENKAHFVENVGAYPKTGGVVNGNVDAFGYISANGIYEAGGKRVYSPVNKPRIDDIVLGAWSVLPVGVPVPWPLETPPAGWLKCNGSTFVAGQYPELEKVYPSLRLPDLRGVFIRGWSDDGLIDAGRPLLSFSADTLKKHSHSLLFGYGNGHDTPAVHEEYRKSASSVSYAAAGSSGLYISEEGGNETAPCNIAFNYIVRAI, from the coding sequence GTGGCTGGGCCGTCAGACTATGAGGAAACTATGGCAAAAAATGAATTTCTGCCTTTTGGCATTGCAGACGGGGCAAACGTCTTAACCAACGACGAGTACAGCAAACTGGCTGCCCGAACAGACGGGTTCAGTTCTGGGGTGGCGAAGTCGCAGGAACTGAATAAAGTCTGGCGGCAAAGCGCTGCCATCGCTACGGTGGTGGCGCAGTTTATTGCAGAGACGACAGATAAGGATGTACTGGATGATGGCAACTTACAGGCACTACAGGCTGGATTACTCAATGCACTAAGGACAACGATCAACGCCAGTGTCCCTGCCGCGTCACTGACCACAGCCGGTATTACGAAATTGAGTAATGCCACAGACAGTAACGCGGAGAACGTCGCTGCGACATCTAAGGCGGTCAAAGCCGTTTACGATTTGGCCTCGAATATCCATATAAACGAAGCGTCAATCACACAAAAAGGTATCGTGCAGCTTAATAATGCGACAGACAGCCCCAATGAAGCACAAGCCGCCACGCCTAAAGCGGTGAAGGCCGCCAACGACAACGCCAGCCGCCGCCTCGACAAAGCGCAGAACGGGGCGGATATCCCGGATAAAGCGGCGTTTGTGAGAAATATCGGGTTAGAGAAAACCGTGAAACAGGCGCAAGATGCGATGGCTAAATCCGCAAATGGCGCTGACATTGAGAATAAAGCCCATTTTGTGGAAAATGTCGGTGCCTACCCGAAAACGGGCGGTGTTGTTAATGGCAATGTCGATGCATTCGGCTATATCTCCGCAAACGGCATTTATGAAGCCGGAGGAAAGCGGGTTTACAGTCCCGTGAATAAACCCAGAATCGATGACATTGTTTTAGGGGCATGGTCAGTACTGCCGGTTGGGGTGCCGGTTCCGTGGCCTTTAGAAACCCCGCCGGCCGGATGGCTGAAATGTAACGGCTCCACATTCGTTGCCGGCCAATACCCCGAGCTGGAAAAAGTCTACCCCTCACTCAGGTTGCCGGATTTGCGGGGCGTTTTCATTCGTGGATGGAGTGATGACGGACTGATTGATGCCGGGCGCCCCTTATTATCGTTTTCAGCCGACACGCTGAAAAAACATAGCCACAGCTTGCTTTTTGGTTACGGAAACGGCCACGACACGCCGGCTGTTCATGAGGAATATCGAAAGAGTGCCTCGTCAGTTAGTTATGCTGCGGCAGGCTCCAGCGGCCTTTATATCAGTGAAGAGGGGGGCAACGAAACTGCGCCCTGCAACATCGCGTTTAACTACATCGTGAGGGCGATATAA
- a CDS encoding DUF2612 domain-containing protein, with protein sequence MRDYLTLITPQHRTAPKFVNHIDLITRIFSDIAQAALHLNDAFSLDKAVGVQLDAVGEWIGLSRYVKTPIVGVYFSLDTEAVGFDQGSWKRKYDSDSGFTELDDETYRTLLRVKIEANHWDGSGDMLERIYQRILPDSKTTLFFVDNQNMTMDVFMTGGAIPEVIKAVIRQGYLNIKPEAVRVNNYINSACDGLFGFDIQHDVVAGFDTGGWAVRL encoded by the coding sequence ATGAGAGACTACTTAACACTCATCACCCCGCAACATCGTACCGCGCCGAAATTCGTTAACCATATTGATCTTATCACCCGCATATTCTCAGACATTGCACAGGCCGCCCTGCATCTTAATGACGCGTTCTCGCTGGACAAGGCTGTTGGTGTACAACTGGATGCAGTCGGGGAATGGATAGGGCTATCGCGCTATGTGAAAACGCCGATTGTCGGGGTGTATTTTTCACTGGATACCGAGGCAGTGGGATTCGACCAGGGAAGCTGGAAACGGAAATATGACAGTGACAGCGGGTTTACCGAACTGGATGACGAAACTTACCGTACCTTGCTGCGGGTAAAAATTGAAGCCAATCACTGGGACGGATCCGGTGACATGCTGGAACGGATTTATCAGCGGATATTACCGGACAGTAAAACCACGCTGTTTTTCGTAGATAACCAAAATATGACCATGGATGTGTTTATGACCGGAGGCGCTATCCCGGAAGTCATTAAAGCCGTTATCCGGCAGGGTTATCTGAACATCAAGCCGGAAGCGGTACGCGTAAATAATTACATTAATTCAGCCTGTGACGGGCTGTTTGGCTTTGACATTCAACATGACGTGGTTGCGGGTTTTGATACCGGTGGCTGGGCCGTCAGACTATGA